In Neokomagataea tanensis, one genomic interval encodes:
- a CDS encoding nucleoside hydrolase — MASSPRHIIIDTDPGQDDAVTILLALASPELTVDAITTVAGNVAVEQTARNACALLELAKRTDVPVYAGAERPLRKEPIYAANVHGETGMGGANLPPPVLLPQPEHAVDALIERLTAAARACSPITLVCLGPLTNIATALTRAPECLNGIEQIVAMGGAQREGGNITPTAEFNFFVDPDAADIVMKCGRPITLLPLDVTHRAIATPKRLAPIAALHTPVGEMVTRMLGAEDRFEKMKYGWEGGALHDPLTLGWLLRPEFFSGRHCNVTIECTAPLCLGQSIVDYWSVTTRTPNALWVDEIDAEAFYSFLAERLGRLK, encoded by the coding sequence ATGGCCTCATCCCCCCGCCATATCATTATTGATACGGACCCCGGTCAAGACGATGCGGTTACTATCCTGCTTGCTCTGGCCTCTCCAGAGCTTACGGTAGACGCCATCACGACCGTGGCTGGTAACGTCGCCGTGGAGCAAACTGCGCGTAACGCCTGCGCGCTGCTGGAATTGGCAAAGCGCACAGATGTTCCCGTTTACGCTGGCGCAGAACGTCCGCTCCGCAAGGAGCCAATTTACGCAGCGAATGTGCACGGTGAAACGGGCATGGGCGGAGCAAATCTCCCCCCTCCCGTTTTGCTACCACAGCCAGAACATGCCGTTGATGCACTGATTGAGCGTCTGACGGCGGCTGCACGCGCGTGTAGCCCCATCACGCTTGTATGCCTCGGGCCTTTAACAAATATCGCTACTGCACTCACCCGCGCACCAGAATGCCTAAACGGGATTGAACAGATTGTCGCGATGGGTGGCGCACAACGTGAAGGCGGCAATATTACACCCACGGCAGAGTTCAACTTCTTCGTGGACCCTGACGCAGCAGATATCGTGATGAAATGCGGGCGTCCAATTACGCTACTGCCATTGGATGTCACCCACCGCGCTATAGCGACACCCAAACGCCTCGCCCCCATTGCAGCTCTCCACACCCCCGTAGGTGAAATGGTGACTCGCATGCTTGGGGCAGAGGACCGTTTTGAGAAAATGAAATACGGCTGGGAAGGTGGTGCCCTTCATGATCCGCTCACTCTGGGGTGGCTGCTTCGCCCAGAGTTTTTCAGCGGCCGCCACTGCAATGTTACCATCGAATGCACTGCCCCTCTTTGCCTTGGCCAGAGTATTGTGGACTACTGGTCCGTAACAACGCGCACTCCAAACGCTTTGTGGGTGGACGAAATCGACGCAGAGGCGTTTTATAGTTTTCTCGCCGAGCGCCTAGGCCGCCTCAAGTAA
- a CDS encoding DUF3297 family protein produces the protein MSDTPPDRLCASPDSPFYNEELLSRGVGVRFKGEEKTTVEEYCVSEGWVRLSVGKTMDRKGRPMTLKVTGPVEVWFKDDNADA, from the coding sequence ATGAGCGATACGCCTCCAGACCGCCTCTGCGCTAGCCCCGACAGCCCATTCTACAACGAAGAGCTTTTGTCTCGTGGCGTTGGTGTGCGCTTTAAAGGCGAAGAAAAAACCACCGTTGAAGAATACTGCGTCAGCGAAGGCTGGGTACGTCTATCCGTCGGTAAGACAATGGACCGCAAGGGCCGCCCGATGACCCTTAAAGTCACAGGCCCAGTTGAAGTCTGGTTCAAAGACGACAACGCCGACGCCTAA
- a CDS encoding alpha/beta hydrolase, with the protein MGVCRSVRRSTVRYLSGFAMVCLASCTQQQEDAPIEISAPVFAGQALRVDHLANGASRSGWRLTYRSLDGRDSHQIVRVSAQVFIPHGTPPEGGWPVLAWAHGSRGLSLTCAPSVMGEGVTEQAFFDEWLRQGYAVVATDYQGLGEAGQVLFMHARSEGMNVLDSVRAARSRFSELSDSVLLYGHSQGGQAVLAAAALAPTYAPGIKVLGVMAAAPPLLDEQGLKERLAASGFSAASTLPVMMSLAQSAGDAGQDMKGVFTERGKAFGFKARNECIEDFAPAVHKAGLTPNTAFTPVAAQKFAALARGWTAYPSASIKVPVLIGTGMNDHHNAPAEQDRLVGSLCQAGSTVQHVRLNGINHFGTLHGMQRNAESFAADVRAGRMPTSVCSTQ; encoded by the coding sequence ATGGGTGTTTGCCGTTCTGTGAGGCGCTCTACAGTGCGCTACTTGAGTGGGTTTGCGATGGTGTGTCTGGCATCGTGCACACAACAACAAGAGGATGCACCGATAGAGATTTCGGCTCCTGTGTTTGCTGGACAGGCACTGCGTGTTGACCATTTGGCAAATGGTGCAAGCCGTTCTGGCTGGCGCCTTACATATCGAAGTCTCGATGGCCGTGATTCGCACCAGATTGTGCGTGTTTCAGCTCAGGTTTTTATTCCCCACGGTACGCCCCCCGAAGGCGGTTGGCCTGTACTGGCTTGGGCACACGGCTCAAGAGGGTTGAGCCTGACTTGTGCACCATCCGTGATGGGGGAAGGTGTTACAGAGCAGGCATTTTTTGATGAATGGTTGCGTCAGGGGTATGCCGTTGTTGCCACGGACTATCAGGGTTTGGGTGAAGCCGGGCAGGTTTTGTTTATGCATGCCCGCTCTGAGGGGATGAATGTGCTTGATTCTGTGCGTGCAGCGCGGAGTCGTTTCTCTGAACTGTCTGACAGTGTGTTGCTCTATGGTCATTCGCAAGGTGGACAAGCTGTCCTAGCTGCCGCTGCTCTGGCCCCTACTTATGCGCCGGGCATTAAGGTACTGGGCGTGATGGCCGCTGCGCCACCATTATTGGATGAGCAGGGCTTGAAGGAGCGTCTGGCTGCTTCGGGCTTTAGTGCGGCATCCACTCTGCCGGTCATGATGTCTTTGGCACAATCTGCGGGGGATGCGGGTCAGGACATGAAAGGCGTGTTCACGGAGAGGGGTAAAGCTTTTGGTTTCAAAGCACGGAACGAGTGCATTGAAGACTTCGCTCCCGCTGTGCACAAAGCTGGTTTGACGCCAAACACGGCTTTTACACCCGTTGCGGCTCAAAAATTTGCCGCTTTGGCCCGAGGGTGGACTGCCTATCCGTCGGCGTCCATCAAGGTGCCAGTGCTAATCGGTACAGGTATGAACGACCATCATAATGCTCCGGCTGAGCAAGACAGGTTGGTGGGTAGTTTGTGCCAGGCTGGAAGCACCGTCCAGCACGTGCGCCTAAACGGTATTAATCACTTCGGCACGCTTCACGGCATGCAGCGAAATGCTGAGAGTTTTGCGGCAGATGTCAGAGCCGGGCGTATGCCGACCAGCGTTTGCTCGACTCAATGA
- a CDS encoding SDR family NAD(P)-dependent oxidoreductase yields MRVLVSGAASGVGREVARVLARPGCVLFLTDVQADELAVTRALCEARGAEVQSFAADIRERARLAEWIGNAITLDHAFICAGITGGRPPYDDQGIALEREERVRAMLEINVDGVFNIFYPTIALMRRRAPDRRGLRGRVCVMSSVASFVSYPGTPSYCASKAAVDRFFVSTAPSLDALGITLTSVCCGFIKTGMVKGNRFPMPGLVPVDIAVARILRGVAQGKRRVIFPLWLAAGSRIVDMLPARWAERCYMRQPSAQAEGMPDF; encoded by the coding sequence ATGAGAGTACTCGTATCGGGGGCAGCGTCAGGAGTCGGACGTGAAGTAGCCCGTGTTTTGGCGCGGCCGGGTTGTGTTTTGTTTCTGACCGATGTGCAGGCCGATGAACTGGCCGTTACGCGTGCATTGTGTGAAGCGCGCGGTGCAGAGGTGCAGAGCTTCGCAGCTGATATCCGAGAGCGTGCAAGGCTTGCTGAATGGATTGGCAATGCCATCACGCTTGACCATGCTTTTATCTGCGCGGGCATTACAGGGGGGCGTCCGCCCTACGACGATCAGGGCATAGCTTTGGAGCGCGAAGAGCGCGTCCGTGCGATGCTAGAGATTAACGTCGATGGGGTATTTAATATTTTCTATCCAACCATCGCCCTGATGCGCCGCCGGGCGCCTGACCGGCGGGGCCTGCGCGGCCGTGTCTGCGTTATGTCGTCTGTTGCAAGCTTTGTGTCTTACCCGGGCACGCCATCTTATTGTGCATCCAAAGCTGCTGTTGATCGGTTTTTTGTTTCCACGGCACCATCGCTGGATGCTTTGGGTATTACCCTGACGTCGGTGTGCTGCGGCTTTATCAAAACGGGCATGGTTAAAGGCAATCGCTTCCCAATGCCGGGATTAGTCCCTGTAGATATTGCTGTCGCGCGTATTTTGCGCGGGGTTGCTCAAGGCAAAAGGCGTGTAATTTTCCCCCTATGGTTGGCAGCAGGGTCACGGATAGTGGACATGTTGCCTGCGCGCTGGGCAGAGCGTTGTTATATGCGACAACCATCCGCGCAAGCAGAGGGAATGCCAGACTTCTAA
- a CDS encoding efflux RND transporter permease subunit: protein MNFCRIFIDRPVATTLMSLAIFVAGIICYPLLPVATMPDMASTAIMVVATQPGADPEQMATSVVGPLEHRLAGLADLESIESETNQGSSSIFLNFSSSRNSDGALRDVRAALRAARIDLPQGTLDGDPEAFKLDGSGFPVYLMSLTSNTLSQGELYDIAHVNVDPILSEVMGVGRVEVVGASNPAVRVEINPGPLYRWGIGLEDIRSALASANAFTPKGFIDSRGQRMTLATNDQALKADDYKNLIIAYRDNFFPVRLSDVATVRDDVQDVYQTAYLNGQKAVTLVVNAQPHANTVAIVNGINARMANLRASLPVQVQLRVGLDTSRSIRAALLDAKETLFISVLLVVLVILLFFRRVKATIIPAVTVPLALSGTLAVMAMFHFSLDVLSLMALTIAVGFVVDDAIVVLENIARHMELGVNRYEASIRGASEIGFTVLSISASLIAVFIPLLFLPGTAGSIMFEFCMTMIAAIVISMWLSLTLTPMMCARMLEVEHGDADAGKNRFVQRIAAATAWVLDGMAALYARSMRWCLRHPILVGMTLPLSFVLLIFVISVLPKDFVPQQDISLVGGTIQGDPTMSFQELDRRVRNVSDILNKDPDVVSVTAFTSSKNAADFYIHLKDKSQRVPVETVLERIRKSVPVDPGAEVMFWNQGGGNQGGNSQSNTGNYRYVLRGENVADLSDYIPKLMSYLRDSGHFTNLSSPTEHQSISTVVSVRRETEARYGVTPQLIQQALYDSYGQSIVSTIHLPMTTHRVVMVLAPQYKEDPHQLRTLWVSTSAGTAAGGIASNLIRVRETGGTESAFNSRAAASIQNALANRLSGTSSAGSAVSSSTETMVPLENVAQILQREAPLAIVHRAGYFSESFSFDLKPGFAYSAATKFIEQALKETHAPRGVMGEFTGTAGDTSKMLVNGLLAILAAIAVMYVVLGILYESLIHPITILSTLPSAGIGAVLALLVSGNSFNLVAMIGIILLTGIVKKNAILVIDFAIEAERKHGLSPKDAIYQASITRFRPIIMTSLAAALGAVPLITGNGYGAEMRAPLGVSVLGGMIVSQLLTLYTTPIVYLWMDRIGRLGSRILKYFIGNKKTRTTPIQLES from the coding sequence ATGAACTTCTGCCGCATTTTTATTGATCGCCCTGTTGCAACAACGCTGATGTCATTGGCAATTTTTGTTGCAGGAATTATTTGTTATCCATTGCTACCCGTTGCGACGATGCCAGATATGGCATCAACGGCCATTATGGTGGTTGCCACTCAGCCCGGAGCAGATCCTGAGCAAATGGCAACTTCTGTCGTTGGCCCTCTAGAGCATCGCTTGGCGGGGCTGGCTGATTTGGAATCGATTGAATCGGAGACAAATCAGGGTTCGAGCAGTATTTTTTTAAACTTCTCATCCTCACGTAATTCGGATGGCGCCCTGCGCGATGTCCGTGCTGCGTTGCGCGCTGCACGGATAGACCTGCCACAAGGTACTTTGGATGGGGACCCGGAAGCTTTCAAATTAGATGGCAGTGGTTTTCCTGTTTATTTGATGAGCCTGACATCAAACACCCTGTCACAGGGAGAGTTGTACGATATCGCTCACGTCAACGTAGACCCTATTTTATCGGAAGTGATGGGTGTCGGGCGTGTTGAAGTAGTGGGAGCGTCCAACCCGGCAGTAAGGGTCGAGATCAATCCGGGCCCGCTCTACCGTTGGGGGATAGGCTTAGAAGATATTCGGTCTGCTTTGGCATCGGCCAATGCTTTTACGCCGAAAGGCTTTATTGACAGTCGGGGTCAACGCATGACGTTGGCGACAAACGATCAAGCTTTGAAAGCCGATGACTATAAAAACCTGATAATTGCGTATCGGGACAATTTTTTCCCTGTACGGCTGAGTGACGTCGCTACTGTTCGAGATGATGTTCAGGATGTGTACCAAACGGCGTATTTAAATGGCCAAAAGGCCGTTACGCTTGTTGTGAACGCACAGCCTCACGCTAATACTGTAGCGATTGTAAATGGCATCAACGCCCGTATGGCAAATTTGCGGGCATCCTTGCCTGTGCAGGTCCAGTTGCGTGTCGGTTTGGACACATCGCGGTCCATCCGTGCCGCATTGTTGGATGCCAAAGAAACACTGTTCATTTCAGTTCTGTTGGTCGTGCTTGTTATTCTGCTGTTTTTTCGGCGTGTTAAGGCAACCATTATCCCCGCAGTGACTGTCCCGCTTGCCCTTTCGGGTACGTTGGCAGTGATGGCCATGTTTCACTTTTCGCTCGACGTATTGTCCCTCATGGCGTTGACGATTGCCGTCGGGTTTGTGGTGGATGACGCGATTGTCGTGTTGGAAAACATTGCCCGGCACATGGAGTTGGGGGTAAACCGCTACGAGGCGAGCATACGCGGTGCGTCAGAAATTGGTTTTACCGTTCTGTCGATCAGTGCGTCGTTAATTGCGGTCTTTATTCCTCTTTTATTTTTGCCCGGTACTGCTGGCTCAATCATGTTTGAGTTCTGCATGACCATGATTGCAGCAATTGTCATATCCATGTGGCTGTCTTTGACATTAACGCCCATGATGTGCGCCCGCATGCTGGAAGTCGAACATGGTGATGCAGACGCAGGTAAAAACCGTTTTGTCCAGCGAATAGCCGCAGCAACGGCTTGGGTTCTGGATGGCATGGCGGCGCTTTATGCCCGCTCCATGCGCTGGTGTTTGCGGCACCCGATTTTGGTGGGCATGACGCTACCTTTAAGCTTTGTTCTTCTTATTTTTGTTATTTCAGTTTTGCCTAAAGATTTTGTCCCTCAGCAAGATATTTCGCTTGTGGGAGGGACAATTCAAGGCGACCCGACCATGTCTTTTCAAGAACTTGATCGGCGCGTGAGAAACGTCTCTGATATCCTTAACAAAGACCCTGACGTTGTGTCGGTTACGGCATTTACGAGCAGTAAAAATGCCGCAGATTTTTACATCCACCTCAAAGATAAGAGCCAGAGAGTTCCGGTCGAAACAGTGCTCGAACGGATTAGAAAATCTGTTCCAGTGGACCCTGGAGCAGAGGTCATGTTCTGGAATCAAGGGGGTGGCAATCAGGGTGGTAATAGTCAGAGCAATACGGGCAATTACCGCTACGTCTTGCGCGGTGAAAACGTTGCCGATTTATCGGATTATATTCCGAAGCTTATGTCCTATCTGCGCGACTCTGGGCATTTTACAAATCTGTCGTCACCGACGGAGCACCAGTCTATTTCAACCGTCGTTTCTGTACGGCGTGAGACGGAAGCACGTTATGGTGTCACTCCTCAGCTGATACAGCAGGCACTGTATGACTCATACGGCCAGAGTATTGTCTCGACCATTCATTTGCCCATGACAACGCACCGTGTCGTTATGGTGTTGGCTCCCCAGTATAAAGAAGATCCGCATCAATTGCGTACCCTTTGGGTTTCAACTTCGGCAGGGACAGCAGCGGGCGGCATTGCGTCGAACCTCATTCGTGTGCGCGAAACGGGTGGGACAGAAAGCGCTTTTAATTCACGGGCTGCAGCCTCTATTCAAAATGCTTTAGCTAACCGCTTATCCGGTACGAGTTCTGCGGGTTCAGCCGTTTCATCATCGACAGAAACAATGGTGCCGTTGGAAAACGTTGCGCAGATTTTACAGCGCGAGGCACCGTTAGCCATTGTCCATCGGGCGGGCTATTTTTCTGAATCCTTTTCGTTCGACCTCAAGCCCGGATTTGCGTATTCGGCAGCCACAAAGTTTATTGAGCAGGCTCTCAAAGAAACTCACGCTCCTAGAGGCGTCATGGGCGAGTTTACGGGGACTGCAGGCGACACATCTAAAATGCTCGTAAATGGTTTGCTAGCCATCTTGGCAGCCATAGCGGTGATGTACGTCGTCTTGGGTATTTTGTATGAGAGTCTAATTCACCCGATAACAATTTTATCAACACTGCCTTCCGCAGGTATTGGCGCGGTGCTTGCCCTTCTTGTTTCTGGTAACTCGTTTAATCTTGTTGCCATGATTGGAATTATACTTCTAACGGGTATTGTAAAAAAGAACGCTATTTTGGTTATAGATTTTGCAATAGAAGCCGAACGCAAACATGGCCTAAGCCCGAAAGACGCTATTTACCAAGCGTCTATCACACGTTTCCGCCCTATTATTATGACATCTTTGGCAGCTGCCTTAGGGGCTGTACCGTTGATCACGGGAAATGGTTATGGCGCTGAGATGAGAGCACCTTTGGGTGTTTCTGTATTGGGTGGAATGATCGTTAGTCAGTTGCTTACATTGTACACGACACCAATCGTTTATTTGTGGATGGATCGTATTGGTCGCCTAGGAAGTCGCATCTTGAAATATTTTATTGGGAATAAGAAAACACGAACAACACCGATACAACTAGAGAGTTAA
- a CDS encoding autotransporter strand-loop-strand O-heptosyltransferase, with protein MTDKDLATSSQETPKAVTQDDGPYIAPPLVPVVHADRNVRFDFNDGARVMVPEVDPKEGQWHVCLSDYETGNALFNAPLQAGMVSSTKKYFVPFKVEVVFIHPDGTRTQVVSHSMDVRGQAVLVQLPVGTLGDTLAWLPAVTRFARETGARVTCSVSDIILPLVQDANKDITLVGHNVAKSKPDFSSPFYATYRIGLFFTDKDCVFQPTDFRHVGLHRTAAYILGIDPWDDTPPVLTIPDGDTAPIEGPYVVIATQASTQCKYWNNPAGWHEVISFLKKAGYRVICIDKDAFHGTSYVYNHIPHGCEDETGPRPLSERARWLKHASFFIGLSSGLAWLAHAAGTPVVMISGFTHPDNEFSTPYRVINWHTCNSCWNDPQHQFDHEDFFWCPRHKGGERQFECTRLITGVQVIRTIRRLMRDRSLPGAEDQQTNAA; from the coding sequence ATGACGGATAAAGACCTCGCCACATCCTCACAGGAAACGCCAAAAGCGGTCACGCAAGATGACGGCCCCTATATAGCTCCCCCTTTAGTGCCGGTCGTGCATGCAGACCGTAACGTTCGGTTTGATTTTAACGACGGCGCACGTGTGATGGTGCCAGAGGTCGACCCCAAAGAGGGTCAGTGGCATGTCTGCCTCTCGGATTATGAAACGGGAAACGCGCTGTTCAACGCGCCCCTTCAGGCGGGTATGGTTTCCTCGACCAAGAAATATTTTGTCCCATTTAAGGTTGAGGTCGTTTTCATCCACCCCGATGGAACACGGACACAAGTCGTCTCTCATTCGATGGATGTGAGGGGGCAAGCTGTATTGGTGCAGCTTCCCGTCGGGACATTAGGGGATACGTTGGCTTGGCTGCCTGCGGTAACGCGTTTTGCACGTGAAACAGGCGCCAGAGTGACATGCAGCGTATCGGACATCATTCTACCACTTGTGCAGGATGCCAATAAGGATATCACGCTTGTTGGGCATAATGTCGCGAAGTCCAAGCCGGATTTCTCCAGTCCGTTTTATGCGACCTATCGTATAGGCCTCTTTTTTACGGACAAGGACTGCGTCTTCCAACCAACGGATTTCAGGCATGTTGGCTTGCACAGAACTGCGGCGTATATTTTGGGAATTGATCCTTGGGACGACACTCCGCCAGTTCTAACAATTCCTGATGGCGATACAGCACCTATTGAGGGGCCTTATGTCGTAATTGCCACTCAGGCGAGCACTCAATGCAAATATTGGAACAACCCGGCAGGTTGGCATGAGGTTATTAGCTTTTTGAAGAAGGCTGGCTACAGGGTTATATGCATCGATAAAGATGCCTTTCATGGTACGAGTTACGTCTACAATCATATCCCGCATGGTTGCGAGGACGAGACAGGGCCGCGGCCATTATCCGAACGTGCACGCTGGCTCAAACACGCAAGTTTCTTTATAGGGTTGTCCAGTGGTTTGGCGTGGTTAGCTCATGCTGCGGGCACTCCTGTCGTTATGATTTCAGGTTTTACCCATCCAGATAATGAGTTTTCCACGCCGTATCGCGTCATCAATTGGCACACGTGCAACTCGTGTTGGAATGATCCCCAACACCAGTTTGACCACGAAGACTTTTTTTGGTGCCCTCGCCATAAGGGGGGGGAGCGCCAATTTGAGTGCACACGTCTGATTACAGGGGTGCAGGTTATTCGTACGATACGCCGCTTGATGAGAGACCGCTCCTTGCCGGGGGCGGAAGATCAACAAACGAATGCTGCGTGA
- a CDS encoding carbohydrate porin encodes MGLFAALAFGQKVKAIPASSPLTQTTDAVPDTLETTDVFALHAQSTLVWQGHNTFNAPYSGPQSLKPAARGAETWDLTLFTGLHPWKGGEIWVNGEVDQGFGLGNTLGIAGFSSGEAYKLGRGTPYFRVQRAFFRQTFNFSGTTEKIPSDLNQFSIHQSSNRLVITAGKFSIPDLYDNNTYAHDPRSDFLNWSLIDTGTFDYAADSWGYTTGIATEWFQGRWTLRSGLFLMSVIPNSPDTDTSFKNFQIDEELEERHSIGSLPGKILLTAFNSHAHMGRFKDALLLSALTNTPASTADVRKMGNRPGVSMTLEQSLSANIAIFLRAGWADGHYESYEFTDIDRTLAGGASLDGAAWHRQNDRIGLAYVMNAASGLRKKYLNAGGTGLLVGDGILPHAGNEHIVEAYYDLAVSNIGHITLDYQWVGNPAYNMDRGPVSIFGGRVHSEF; translated from the coding sequence TTGGGTCTATTTGCGGCCCTAGCGTTCGGACAAAAAGTAAAGGCCATTCCAGCCTCATCACCCCTCACACAAACAACTGATGCGGTGCCCGATACGCTCGAAACCACCGATGTTTTTGCCCTGCATGCCCAATCAACACTGGTGTGGCAGGGCCATAACACATTTAATGCGCCCTACTCCGGACCACAAAGCCTAAAGCCCGCAGCGCGCGGGGCAGAAACCTGGGACCTCACGCTCTTCACGGGCCTACACCCCTGGAAAGGAGGGGAAATCTGGGTGAATGGTGAAGTAGACCAAGGGTTCGGGCTTGGTAACACACTGGGAATAGCAGGCTTTTCGAGCGGCGAAGCCTACAAATTGGGGAGGGGCACTCCCTATTTCAGGGTACAGCGCGCTTTTTTTCGGCAAACGTTTAATTTTTCTGGAACGACAGAAAAAATTCCCTCCGATCTCAATCAGTTTTCGATCCACCAATCTTCCAACAGACTGGTTATAACTGCTGGCAAATTTTCAATTCCTGACCTGTACGATAATAATACATATGCTCATGATCCGCGGTCAGACTTCCTGAATTGGTCTCTTATCGACACTGGCACCTTTGATTACGCTGCGGATTCTTGGGGCTATACGACAGGTATTGCCACAGAATGGTTCCAAGGCCGTTGGACACTGCGCTCCGGCCTGTTCCTTATGTCTGTGATACCGAACAGCCCGGATACCGACACAAGCTTTAAAAACTTTCAGATTGATGAAGAACTGGAAGAACGGCACTCAATCGGCTCACTGCCTGGAAAAATACTCCTTACGGCATTCAACAGCCATGCACATATGGGCCGCTTTAAAGATGCGTTGCTGTTAAGCGCTTTAACAAACACCCCGGCCAGTACCGCAGACGTCCGAAAAATGGGAAACCGCCCTGGGGTTAGCATGACACTTGAGCAATCCCTGTCAGCCAATATCGCCATATTTCTGCGTGCCGGTTGGGCTGACGGTCACTACGAATCTTATGAATTTACGGACATCGACCGCACGCTAGCGGGCGGAGCGTCTTTGGACGGCGCAGCATGGCACCGGCAAAATGACCGAATTGGCTTAGCCTACGTCATGAACGCGGCCTCTGGTCTTCGTAAAAAATACCTAAATGCAGGTGGGACCGGCCTGCTCGTCGGCGATGGCATACTGCCCCATGCCGGCAATGAGCATATCGTTGAAGCCTATTATGACCTCGCCGTTTCCAATATCGGCCATATCACGCTGGATTACCAATGGGTTGGAAACCCAGCGTACAATATGGACCGCGGACCTGTTTCAATTTTTGGCGGGCGTGTCCACTCAGAGTTTTAA
- a CDS encoding energy transducer TonB, giving the protein MSRPILHASQRDDRKEPQFFGTPSTAKAAPYRNFPPAGSRTRLRDYAEPSIAVRSVLTPMERRQVFVEAGLLGPFCFSAALHAALLTLLLWPHQQLSGGASGAEPQVEMVFDQPPAKHSMQGPRSQDQGGGEPPPSAQAPSPEPPSETNSDNAETAPSTVVPTPDQPSAPQLEQDHSAELTQTPPTTAPVTPGHAPSAQARSQRGHQHHRKASSSAANNPFAHPMDLSFSEQPSPRPHHRGRPAGSGGPIDMSIGPLSMNGQINAPFKTSTSIRGISEDYAGEIDRWIKAHIYYPEDAARNGEDGASSVHVVLDRYGRVKTVRLIGSSGSYSLDAGLTSTFQGAHLPPPPPNMKGDHFEFDMTLNYILLRR; this is encoded by the coding sequence ATGAGCCGCCCTATTTTGCACGCCTCCCAGCGCGACGATCGCAAAGAACCACAGTTCTTCGGTACACCAAGCACTGCTAAGGCTGCACCATACCGGAATTTCCCTCCGGCAGGGTCGAGGACACGGCTGCGTGACTACGCTGAGCCAAGCATAGCCGTACGCTCTGTCCTTACACCGATGGAACGTCGGCAGGTTTTTGTTGAAGCAGGACTGCTTGGACCATTTTGCTTTTCTGCGGCCTTGCACGCTGCTCTTCTCACGCTGCTTTTATGGCCCCACCAACAGCTTTCAGGTGGCGCAAGTGGCGCAGAGCCTCAGGTTGAAATGGTTTTTGACCAACCGCCAGCCAAACACAGCATGCAAGGACCGCGCTCCCAAGACCAAGGTGGTGGAGAACCACCGCCGAGCGCACAAGCGCCCTCGCCTGAACCTCCATCAGAGACAAATTCGGACAACGCTGAGACGGCACCTTCAACCGTTGTTCCTACACCAGATCAACCTTCAGCCCCGCAGTTGGAACAGGATCACTCCGCAGAGCTGACCCAGACCCCTCCAACAACTGCTCCAGTGACACCTGGCCACGCGCCAAGCGCCCAAGCTCGTTCCCAGCGTGGGCACCAACACCACCGCAAAGCGTCCAGCAGTGCAGCGAACAACCCATTTGCGCATCCAATGGATTTGAGCTTTAGCGAACAGCCATCCCCTCGCCCTCATCATCGTGGGCGTCCCGCAGGTTCGGGCGGTCCCATCGATATGTCGATCGGGCCGCTCAGCATGAATGGTCAGATCAACGCACCATTTAAAACCAGCACATCTATCCGTGGCATCAGCGAAGATTATGCCGGCGAAATTGACCGCTGGATCAAAGCCCATATCTATTATCCGGAAGACGCCGCCCGTAATGGGGAAGATGGTGCCTCTTCTGTACATGTCGTACTTGACCGATATGGCCGGGTTAAAACCGTACGCCTTATCGGATCTTCTGGCTCTTATTCATTAGACGCCGGGCTAACCAGTACTTTCCAGGGCGCACATCTGCCTCCGCCGCCACCTAATATGAAGGGTGACCACTTCGAATTTGATATGACGTTGAATTACATTCTACTCCGCCGATGA